In a single window of the Streptomyces sp. CGMCC 4.7035 genome:
- a CDS encoding TetR/AcrR family transcriptional regulator, producing MHIQDPHWASASAVAPAGAVSAATGNGRGDAARTTPLRVDAQRNLEHVLRAAREVFGELGYGAPMEDVARRARVGVGTVYRRFPSKDVLVRRIAEEETSRLTDQARAALSQEDEPWSALSRFLRTSVASGAGRLLPPQVLRVGVVEDGPEGADAVLVDEARVPQQRDRSATELRLVEQRSAQESDDAGAATLLEVVGQLVERARAAGELRADVTVSDVLLVIATAAPSLPDAAQQAAASARLLDILLEGLRSRPA from the coding sequence ATGCACATTCAGGACCCTCATTGGGCATCCGCGTCCGCCGTCGCACCGGCCGGCGCGGTGAGCGCGGCAACCGGGAACGGCCGCGGGGACGCGGCACGGACGACGCCGCTGCGCGTGGACGCACAGCGCAATCTGGAGCATGTACTGCGCGCGGCGCGCGAGGTCTTCGGCGAGCTGGGGTACGGCGCGCCGATGGAGGACGTGGCGCGGCGCGCCAGGGTCGGCGTCGGCACGGTGTACCGGCGCTTCCCGAGCAAGGACGTCCTGGTGCGGCGGATAGCCGAGGAGGAAACCTCCCGGCTGACCGACCAGGCCAGGGCGGCGCTCAGCCAGGAGGACGAGCCGTGGTCGGCGCTGTCCCGTTTCCTGCGGACGTCGGTTGCGTCGGGCGCGGGACGGCTGCTGCCGCCGCAGGTGCTGCGGGTGGGAGTCGTCGAGGACGGGCCCGAGGGAGCCGACGCGGTACTGGTGGACGAGGCGCGGGTGCCGCAGCAGCGGGACCGGTCGGCCACCGAGTTGCGGCTCGTGGAGCAGCGGTCCGCCCAGGAGTCGGACGACGCGGGTGCGGCGACGCTGCTGGAGGTCGTCGGACAGCTTGTGGAGCGTGCGCGCGCGGCGGGTGAACTGCGGGCGGACGTGACCGTGTCGGACGTGCTGCTGGTGATCGCGACGGCGGCTCCCTCGCTGCCGGATGCCGCCCAGCAGGCGGCGGCCTCGGCCCGGTTGCTCGACATCCTCCTGGAGGGCCTGCGGTCACGCCCGGCGTAA
- a CDS encoding sigma-70 family RNA polymerase sigma factor produces the protein MSVDGRDESLGDDGVETSRRVPNQGGPSRGATGGSRSGGTPEHSVPAQRGGSALPPADAGLIKRMRAGDDTAYEELYRRHAEAVRRYARTCCRDAHTADDLTAEVFARMLQAVRGGSGPEHAVRAYLLTTVRRVAAAWTKSAKREQLVDDFAVFAAQSGRTSDVSDDAASMGSFGTGVDQGADVRAMHEAEQSMAMRAFRSLPERWQAVLWHTEVEDESPSEVATLFGLDANGTRVLASRAREGLRQAYLQAHVSTTLTSDEECARYADQLGTYARRRLRTRAERGLRKHLEECVKCRLAAGQIEEVANGIPAVVPIAVIGWFGAAGYAKALGIIAGGAGAAAAGAAGAAVTASGSATGGAGAGGAGVGGASVGGGAAASEGLGAMVKAGIAAGAAAVTATAIVLAVSGNHHPAKKPEAKVQATQAVESQRPTTAPTGRNQNKQPAAQPPTADPTGGPAANPAANPATDPGTDPTAAPTAAPEPAVTPTPNDDRKASASAPAPTPSKPTPSPTSPSTPTPKPKPTPTPTPTSKPTPTPPAPAVYQWNELSYDITGDGTKPEMRFGESSWLWQRWGVSIADQHYTHGVTVHGSSSVTIDLNRQCSAFDALVGVDDLTNGYGKVRFSVFVDGARLWRSPQIKGGHRAVPVHVGLAGHKTVRFVVEPHKGVDSAALADWAESRFTCR, from the coding sequence ATGAGCGTTGACGGGCGGGACGAGTCACTCGGTGACGACGGCGTGGAGACCTCACGACGGGTGCCGAACCAGGGCGGGCCGTCGCGGGGCGCCACGGGCGGCTCCCGCTCCGGTGGGACCCCCGAACACAGCGTGCCGGCGCAGCGCGGGGGCAGTGCGCTGCCGCCCGCGGACGCCGGGCTGATCAAACGGATGCGCGCCGGCGACGACACGGCGTACGAGGAGTTGTACCGGCGCCATGCCGAAGCCGTGCGCCGGTACGCCCGCACCTGCTGCCGTGACGCCCACACCGCGGACGACCTCACCGCCGAGGTCTTCGCCCGCATGCTCCAGGCGGTGCGCGGCGGCTCCGGCCCCGAGCACGCCGTCCGCGCGTATCTGCTCACGACGGTGCGCCGCGTCGCCGCGGCCTGGACGAAGTCCGCGAAGCGGGAGCAACTGGTCGACGACTTCGCCGTGTTCGCCGCGCAGTCCGGCCGGACGTCCGACGTGTCCGACGACGCCGCGTCCATGGGCTCCTTCGGTACGGGCGTGGACCAGGGCGCCGATGTGCGTGCGATGCACGAGGCCGAGCAGTCCATGGCCATGCGGGCCTTCCGGTCGCTGCCCGAACGCTGGCAGGCCGTGCTGTGGCACACCGAGGTCGAGGACGAGTCGCCGAGCGAGGTCGCCACGCTCTTCGGGCTGGACGCCAACGGCACGCGCGTCCTCGCCAGTCGTGCCCGCGAGGGCCTCAGACAGGCCTACCTCCAGGCACATGTGAGCACCACGCTCACCTCGGACGAGGAGTGCGCGCGCTACGCCGACCAGCTCGGCACGTACGCCCGCCGCCGACTGCGCACCAGGGCCGAGCGGGGCCTGCGCAAGCATCTGGAGGAATGCGTCAAGTGCCGGCTGGCGGCCGGCCAGATCGAGGAAGTCGCGAACGGCATCCCCGCCGTCGTACCCATCGCGGTCATCGGCTGGTTCGGCGCCGCCGGGTACGCCAAGGCACTCGGGATCATCGCCGGGGGCGCCGGAGCCGCTGCGGCGGGTGCCGCGGGCGCGGCCGTCACGGCGAGCGGCAGCGCCACGGGCGGGGCAGGCGCGGGTGGAGCGGGCGTCGGCGGGGCGAGCGTGGGCGGTGGCGCGGCGGCCTCGGAAGGGCTCGGCGCGATGGTGAAGGCCGGTATCGCGGCGGGTGCCGCCGCGGTGACGGCCACGGCGATCGTGCTCGCGGTGTCGGGTAACCACCACCCGGCCAAGAAGCCCGAGGCCAAGGTGCAAGCCACACAGGCCGTGGAGTCCCAGAGGCCCACGACGGCCCCAACGGGCAGGAACCAGAACAAGCAGCCCGCCGCGCAGCCGCCGACGGCGGACCCGACGGGGGGCCCGGCAGCGAACCCGGCAGCGAACCCGGCGACAGACCCCGGGACGGACCCGACCGCAGCACCGACAGCGGCCCCGGAACCGGCCGTGACACCCACACCGAACGACGACCGGAAGGCCTCCGCCTCGGCCCCTGCTCCCACTCCGAGCAAGCCAACGCCCTCGCCCACATCGCCGTCCACCCCGACGCCGAAGCCGAAGCCCACGCCCACGCCCACACCGACCTCGAAGCCCACGCCGACCCCGCCCGCTCCGGCGGTCTACCAGTGGAACGAACTGTCGTACGACATCACGGGCGACGGCACCAAGCCCGAGATGCGGTTCGGCGAGAGCAGCTGGCTGTGGCAGCGGTGGGGGGTGTCGATCGCCGACCAGCACTACACGCACGGTGTGACCGTCCACGGCTCGTCGTCCGTCACGATCGACCTCAACCGTCAGTGCTCGGCGTTCGACGCGCTGGTCGGCGTCGACGATCTGACGAACGGCTACGGCAAAGTGCGGTTCTCGGTGTTCGTCGACGGGGCGCGGCTGTGGCGGTCGCCGCAGATCAAGGGCGGTCACCGCGCGGTGCCGGTCCATGTCGGGCTCGCCGGGCACAAGACGGTCCGGTTCGTGGTCGAGCCCCACAAGGGGGTCGATTCGGCGGCGCTCGCGGACTGGGCGGAGTCGCGGTTCACCTGCCGGTAG
- a CDS encoding asparagine synthase-related protein → MRWLVGWSSTAAGAVEPGVAGATGYDGETVHPVGSQLLWGDPDPLWAVGDWRPDEVRVVQADAQNRIAVLGTCGASDEELRVGLFAARGGALRHLTAWSGSYTAVVQVGRRITVCGDLAGARPVFHTPWAGGTAYATAALPLADLIEANLDFGHLAALLAAPDVPAAVHDSTPYDGVRRIPPGHALILRAGAREIAGYEPVASLAVAAPPADPAAAVDGVRDALVDAVRARLSAPRHVPGTDIDPGPVPGMGPAERRAARGMPVPGIGADLSGGPASGTLALLAAGLPGMPGTVLGHGTGAGERLLAVTFNDLAVQGREAELERAGTLAANPRFHHVVVTGGEEVLPYADLDGPLTDEPGPSLVTAVRHRARLASGSADHFTGYGARQVLDAHPARLADLLMDRKRRHLVRPVAALAKADGSVMVPARVYGAARKLARTPYRAGVDSLADRLMRRRFEEPGGAVGASLAALTWARPGPAARWLTGEALAEVSVRLQGAPGRPGVAPGQRPGDFRARAALARHAADLRVLEQAAEIRSQRLHAPFLDNQVVRACRELPEALRVQPGARAAILRTVLEGAGVGGLPAGWGAPSHASSAAAARMGLRVATDSLLALFDTPLLAEAGLVEARVVRKAVRAAADGAPLPLDGLADLVSLELWLRRLLARRGTCWTGTPARARAVPAGIAARGRALGAAGA, encoded by the coding sequence ATGCGGTGGTTGGTGGGATGGAGCAGCACCGCCGCTGGAGCCGTCGAGCCCGGCGTCGCCGGGGCAACCGGATACGACGGTGAGACCGTGCACCCGGTGGGCTCCCAACTCCTGTGGGGCGACCCTGATCCGCTGTGGGCGGTCGGCGACTGGCGCCCCGACGAGGTGCGCGTCGTACAGGCCGACGCACAGAACCGGATCGCTGTCCTGGGCACGTGCGGGGCCTCCGACGAGGAACTGCGCGTCGGCCTGTTCGCCGCCAGGGGAGGGGCACTTCGCCATCTGACCGCCTGGTCCGGCAGCTACACCGCCGTCGTCCAGGTGGGACGCAGGATCACGGTGTGCGGCGATCTGGCGGGCGCGCGGCCGGTGTTCCACACCCCCTGGGCGGGCGGCACGGCGTACGCGACCGCCGCGCTCCCGCTCGCCGACCTCATCGAGGCCAACCTGGACTTCGGGCACCTGGCGGCCCTCCTCGCCGCCCCGGACGTGCCGGCCGCGGTGCACGACTCGACCCCGTACGACGGCGTACGACGCATTCCGCCGGGGCACGCGCTGATCCTTCGGGCGGGGGCGCGGGAGATCGCCGGGTACGAGCCGGTCGCCTCCCTCGCGGTCGCGGCGCCCCCCGCGGACCCGGCCGCCGCGGTGGACGGGGTGCGGGACGCCCTCGTCGACGCCGTACGCGCGCGTCTGTCGGCGCCGCGGCACGTGCCCGGCACCGATATCGACCCCGGGCCCGTCCCCGGGATGGGACCGGCGGAACGGCGCGCCGCGCGCGGGATGCCCGTCCCCGGCATCGGTGCCGACCTCTCCGGAGGGCCGGCCTCGGGAACCCTGGCGCTGCTGGCGGCCGGACTCCCCGGAATGCCCGGAACGGTCCTCGGACACGGCACCGGAGCCGGTGAACGCCTGCTGGCCGTCACCTTCAACGACCTCGCCGTCCAGGGGCGCGAGGCCGAACTCGAACGGGCCGGCACGCTGGCGGCCAACCCCCGCTTCCACCACGTAGTGGTGACCGGCGGCGAAGAGGTGCTCCCCTATGCCGACCTGGACGGCCCGCTGACCGACGAACCGGGCCCGTCCCTGGTGACGGCGGTCAGACACCGCGCGCGCCTGGCGTCGGGCAGCGCCGACCACTTCACGGGCTACGGCGCCCGCCAGGTCCTGGACGCGCACCCCGCCCGCCTCGCGGATCTGCTGATGGACCGCAAGCGCCGCCATCTTGTGCGCCCGGTGGCCGCGTTGGCGAAGGCGGACGGTTCCGTGATGGTCCCCGCGCGTGTGTACGGCGCGGCGCGGAAGCTGGCCCGCACGCCGTACCGGGCCGGGGTCGACTCACTCGCCGACCGGCTGATGCGGCGGCGGTTCGAGGAGCCCGGGGGTGCGGTGGGGGCGTCGCTCGCCGCGCTCACCTGGGCCAGACCGGGGCCCGCGGCGCGTTGGCTGACCGGTGAGGCCCTCGCTGAAGTATCGGTTCGCCTCCAAGGAGCCCCAGGTCGGCCGGGGGTCGCTCCCGGGCAGCGGCCCGGCGACTTCCGCGCGCGTGCGGCGCTCGCCCGGCATGCCGCGGACCTCCGGGTACTGGAACAGGCGGCCGAGATCCGCTCCCAGCGGCTGCACGCGCCGTTCCTGGACAACCAGGTGGTCCGCGCGTGCCGGGAGCTTCCCGAGGCGCTGCGGGTGCAGCCCGGGGCGCGGGCGGCGATCCTGCGGACGGTCCTGGAGGGTGCGGGCGTCGGAGGCCTGCCGGCGGGCTGGGGTGCCCCCTCGCACGCCTCCTCGGCGGCCGCGGCGCGCATGGGCCTGCGGGTGGCCACGGACTCCCTGCTCGCCCTGTTCGACACACCGCTGCTGGCGGAGGCGGGCCTGGTGGAGGCCCGCGTCGTGCGCAAGGCGGTCCGCGCGGCGGCGGACGGCGCACCGCTCCCGCTGGACGGCCTGGCGGACCTGGTCTCCCTGGAACTGTGGCTGCGCCGCCTGCTGGCCCGCCGCGGCACATGCTGGACGGGCACACCGGCCCGTGCCCGCGCGGTACCGGCGGGGATCGCCGCACGGGGGCGGGCGCTGGGGGCGGCGGGGGCGTGA
- a CDS encoding MFS transporter → MSREQRGPNEKLGAVLALAGISNAGLARRVNDLGAQRGLTLRYDKTSVARWVSKGMVPQGAAPHLIAAAIGQKLGRPVPLHEIGLADADPAPEVGLAFPRDVGQAVKSATELYRLDLAGRRTGGGIWQSLAGSFAVSAYATPASRWLITPADSSVARDPAPGDGSGAPLKVGHSDVQKLREAAEDARRWDSKYGGGDWRSSMVPECLRVEAAPLLLGSYSDEVGRALFGASAELTRLAGWMAFDTGQQEAAQRYYIQALRLARAAADVPLGGYVLASMSLQATYRGFGDEGVDLAQAALERNRGLATARTMSFFRLVEARAHARAGDAQAAGAALKAAEGWLERARDGDNDPSWLGFYSYDRFAADAAECYRDLKAPRQVRRFTEQALSRPTEEFVRSHGLRLVVSAVAELESGNLDAACEQGVRAVEVAGRISSARTTEYVRDLLHRLEPYGDEPRVVELRERARPLLMAPA, encoded by the coding sequence ATGTCCAGGGAGCAACGCGGGCCGAACGAAAAGCTCGGCGCCGTTCTCGCCCTCGCGGGAATCAGCAACGCAGGACTCGCCCGGCGCGTCAACGATCTTGGCGCCCAGCGCGGGTTGACTCTTCGCTACGACAAGACCTCGGTGGCGCGCTGGGTGTCGAAGGGCATGGTGCCGCAGGGCGCCGCGCCGCACCTGATCGCCGCGGCCATCGGCCAGAAGCTCGGCCGCCCCGTACCGCTCCACGAGATCGGTCTGGCGGACGCGGATCCCGCACCGGAAGTGGGCCTCGCCTTCCCCCGGGACGTAGGACAGGCGGTGAAGTCGGCGACGGAGCTCTACCGTCTCGACCTCGCCGGGCGCCGGACCGGCGGCGGCATCTGGCAGTCGCTGGCCGGATCGTTCGCGGTGAGCGCTTACGCAACCCCTGCTTCCCGCTGGCTGATTACCCCGGCCGACAGCTCGGTGGCGCGCGACCCGGCCCCCGGCGACGGGTCCGGAGCACCGCTCAAGGTCGGCCACAGCGATGTCCAGAAGCTCCGCGAGGCCGCGGAGGACGCCCGACGCTGGGACTCCAAGTACGGGGGCGGCGACTGGCGTTCGTCGATGGTGCCCGAGTGCCTGAGGGTGGAGGCGGCGCCGCTGCTGCTCGGCTCGTACTCGGACGAGGTGGGCCGGGCGCTGTTCGGGGCGAGCGCCGAACTGACGCGGCTGGCCGGCTGGATGGCCTTCGACACGGGACAGCAGGAGGCCGCCCAGCGCTACTACATCCAGGCGCTGCGCCTCGCGCGCGCGGCGGCCGACGTGCCCCTGGGGGGCTATGTCCTCGCCTCCATGTCGCTCCAGGCGACCTACCGGGGCTTCGGCGACGAGGGCGTCGACCTCGCCCAGGCCGCCCTGGAGCGCAACCGCGGCCTGGCCACGGCCCGCACCATGAGCTTCTTCCGTCTCGTCGAGGCACGCGCGCACGCGCGCGCGGGTGACGCCCAGGCGGCCGGCGCGGCCCTGAAGGCCGCCGAGGGCTGGCTGGAGCGGGCCCGCGACGGCGACAACGACCCGTCCTGGCTCGGCTTCTACTCGTACGACCGCTTCGCGGCCGACGCCGCCGAGTGCTACCGCGACCTCAAGGCCCCGCGCCAGGTCCGCCGCTTCACCGAGCAGGCCCTGTCCCGGCCCACGGAGGAGTTCGTGCGCTCGCACGGGCTGCGCCTCGTCGTGTCGGCGGTCGCCGAGCTGGAGTCGGGCAACCTGGACGCGGCCTGCGAGCAGGGCGTGCGGGCGGTGGAGGTGGCCGGGCGCATATCGTCGGCGCGCACCACGGAATACGTGAGGGATCTTCTGCACCGGCTGGAGCCGTACGGGGACGAACCGCGTGTGGTGGAGCTGCGGGAGCGGGCGCGGCCGCTGCTCATGGCTCCCGCCTAG
- the lhgO gene encoding L-2-hydroxyglutarate oxidase yields the protein MHYRNREVEQVREIAYDCDVLVIGGGIVGLSTAYAITHAAPGTRVTVLEKELGPARHQTGRNSGVIHSGIYYRPGSLKARYAARGAAEMVKFCAEYGIAHAVTGKLIVATEREELPRLHALVQRGRENGIPVRELGPTQIAEYEPEVRGLAAIHVETTGICDFVAVARQLGEASGAEIRYGSQVVRIDRRPSLGVAVRTADGTVLRARVMVNCAGLHCDEVARLTGDDPGMRIVPFRGEYYALARPELVRGLVYPVPDPAFPFLGVHLTRGIDSEVHIGPNAVPALAREGYGWGVVRPRELGATVAWPGSWHIARRHWRYGAGELRRSVSKGAFTAAVRRLLPVVEADDLVRVPAGVRAQAVLRDGTLVDDFLIKEGARAVHVLNAPSPAATASLPIGREVARRVLAVLGRE from the coding sequence GTGCACTATCGGAACCGGGAGGTGGAACAGGTGCGGGAGATCGCGTACGACTGTGACGTGCTGGTGATCGGTGGTGGGATCGTCGGCCTGTCGACGGCGTATGCGATCACGCATGCCGCGCCGGGCACCCGGGTGACGGTCCTGGAGAAGGAGCTCGGCCCGGCCCGCCACCAGACGGGGCGCAACAGCGGGGTGATCCACAGCGGGATCTACTACCGCCCCGGTTCGCTGAAGGCGCGGTACGCGGCGCGAGGCGCCGCCGAGATGGTCAAGTTCTGCGCGGAGTACGGCATCGCGCACGCCGTCACCGGCAAGCTGATCGTCGCCACGGAGCGGGAGGAGCTGCCGCGCCTGCACGCACTCGTGCAGCGCGGCCGGGAGAACGGCATTCCGGTACGGGAACTGGGCCCGACCCAGATCGCCGAGTACGAGCCCGAGGTGCGGGGACTCGCGGCCATACACGTCGAGACCACGGGGATCTGCGACTTCGTGGCGGTCGCCCGGCAGCTCGGGGAGGCTTCGGGGGCGGAGATCCGGTACGGGTCCCAGGTCGTACGGATCGACCGGCGCCCGTCGCTCGGGGTCGCCGTGCGGACGGCGGACGGGACGGTCCTGCGCGCGCGGGTGATGGTCAACTGCGCCGGGCTGCACTGTGACGAGGTGGCCCGGCTGACCGGGGACGACCCGGGGATGCGCATCGTGCCGTTCCGGGGCGAGTACTACGCGCTGGCGCGGCCCGAGCTGGTGCGGGGGCTGGTGTATCCGGTGCCGGATCCGGCGTTCCCCTTCCTCGGGGTGCATCTGACACGGGGGATCGACTCAGAGGTGCACATCGGGCCGAACGCGGTGCCGGCACTGGCGCGCGAGGGATACGGCTGGGGGGTCGTACGGCCGCGGGAACTGGGCGCCACGGTGGCATGGCCGGGCTCGTGGCACATAGCGCGGCGGCACTGGCGGTACGGGGCGGGCGAGCTGCGGCGGTCGGTCTCCAAGGGGGCGTTCACGGCGGCGGTACGGCGGCTGCTGCCGGTGGTGGAGGCGGACGACCTGGTGCGGGTCCCCGCCGGGGTACGGGCGCAGGCGGTGCTGCGGGACGGGACGCTCGTGGACGACTTTCTGATCAAGGAGGGGGCGCGGGCGGTGCATGTGCTGAATGCGCCGTCACCTGCCGCGACCGCTTCGCTGCCGATCGGGCGGGAGGTGGCGCGGCGGGTGTTGGCTGTGTTGGGACGAGAGTGA
- the trmB gene encoding tRNA (guanosine(46)-N7)-methyltransferase TrmB: MSDSLSFAPEDPHVAPGASTRHTRAKGEPRFPDGPKADPAGSHFERRIRSFQPRRSRVTAGQADALQRLWPKWGLDIDGQRVVDLVELFGNTNPAVLEIGFGMGEATARMAAGDPGTNILAVDVHTPGQGNLLGLADRNGLSNIRVGNGDAIILLREMLTPDSLDGLRVYFPDPWPKKRHHKRRLIQPEFLTLAATRLKPGALVHCATDWEPYAEQMLDVLTAHPDFENTQADGGYAPRPGFRPLTRFEGQGLDKGHVVNDLLFRRVQHPDQPTAGD; the protein is encoded by the coding sequence GTGTCTGACTCCCTCAGCTTCGCTCCCGAAGATCCGCACGTCGCCCCCGGTGCTTCCACCCGGCACACCCGGGCCAAGGGTGAGCCCCGGTTCCCCGACGGGCCCAAGGCCGATCCCGCCGGGTCGCACTTCGAGCGGCGGATCCGGAGCTTTCAACCGCGGCGGAGCCGGGTGACGGCCGGGCAGGCGGACGCCCTGCAGCGACTGTGGCCCAAGTGGGGGCTGGACATCGACGGGCAGCGGGTCGTCGATCTCGTCGAGCTGTTCGGGAACACCAACCCCGCCGTGCTGGAGATCGGGTTCGGCATGGGTGAGGCCACCGCGCGGATGGCGGCGGGTGACCCCGGCACCAACATCCTCGCCGTCGACGTGCACACCCCCGGCCAGGGCAATCTGCTGGGTCTCGCCGACCGGAACGGGCTGAGCAACATCCGGGTCGGAAACGGCGACGCGATCATCCTGCTGCGCGAGATGCTCACACCGGACTCCCTCGACGGCCTGCGCGTCTACTTCCCCGACCCCTGGCCCAAGAAGCGCCACCACAAGCGGCGGCTCATCCAGCCCGAGTTCCTCACGCTCGCCGCCACCCGCCTCAAGCCGGGCGCGCTCGTGCACTGCGCGACGGACTGGGAGCCGTACGCCGAGCAGATGCTCGACGTGCTCACCGCGCACCCGGACTTCGAGAACACACAGGCCGACGGAGGTTACGCGCCGCGCCCCGGGTTCCGGCCGCTGACCCGTTTCGAGGGCCAGGGACTGGACAAGGGTCATGTCGTGAACGACCTGCTGTTCCGTCGCGTACAGCACCCAGACCAGCCCACCGCCGGCGACTGA
- a CDS encoding PrsW family intramembrane metalloprotease: MATFPSYPTHPQGDAGGGTLGHAHWWQKRWVRYGALITLLALSGLVILALVRQQTGTEGFLVGLGLAVLPVPLLTAAFRWLDRVEPGPWRNLLFAFAWGACAAALIAIVANSFATRWIATATADPNSADTLGATVIAPMVEESAKAAAVLLLFLFRRRDFTGIVDGVVIAGVTATGFAFTENILYLGTAFGTDQLSGERGLASMTAATFFVRVVMSPFAHPLFTVLTGIGFGITALTAERRRIRRVLMPLGGLLLAMGMHSMWNGSSTFGQYGFFAVYASFMVPAFGLLTWLVIWTRQRELRTVREELPAYAVAGWLSPIEPFVLGSMRARRLAREYARQHFGKAAARSVAEYEAYATSLAFLRHRGRRGRAGADFVVRERELLAELWARREVARPALAHAARSMAPAAPPAWPGYGYGYAPVYTAPPPYGSTVPYGSTVPYLPYPGYNPYRS, from the coding sequence GTGGCCACCTTTCCCTCGTACCCGACGCACCCCCAGGGCGACGCCGGCGGTGGCACGCTCGGGCACGCGCACTGGTGGCAGAAGCGGTGGGTGCGGTACGGGGCGCTGATCACACTCCTCGCGCTCTCCGGGCTCGTCATCCTCGCCCTCGTACGGCAGCAGACCGGCACCGAGGGCTTTCTGGTCGGCCTCGGCCTCGCGGTCCTGCCCGTGCCTCTGCTCACCGCCGCGTTCCGCTGGCTGGACCGGGTCGAGCCCGGGCCCTGGCGGAACCTGCTGTTCGCCTTCGCGTGGGGTGCCTGCGCCGCCGCGCTCATAGCGATCGTCGCGAACAGCTTCGCCACCAGATGGATAGCGACCGCGACCGCCGATCCGAACAGTGCCGACACGCTCGGCGCGACCGTCATAGCGCCCATGGTCGAGGAGTCCGCGAAGGCAGCCGCCGTGCTGCTGCTCTTCCTCTTCCGCAGACGGGACTTCACCGGAATCGTCGACGGGGTGGTGATAGCCGGGGTCACCGCGACCGGCTTCGCCTTCACCGAGAACATCCTCTATCTGGGCACGGCCTTCGGCACGGACCAGTTGAGCGGTGAGCGCGGGCTGGCGTCCATGACGGCCGCGACCTTCTTCGTCCGCGTGGTGATGTCCCCCTTCGCGCACCCGCTGTTCACCGTGCTCACTGGTATCGGCTTCGGCATCACCGCACTGACGGCGGAGCGCCGACGCATACGCCGGGTGCTGATGCCGCTGGGCGGGCTGCTGCTCGCGATGGGCATGCACAGCATGTGGAACGGGTCGTCGACGTTCGGCCAGTACGGGTTCTTCGCGGTGTACGCGTCGTTCATGGTGCCCGCGTTCGGGTTGCTGACCTGGCTGGTCATCTGGACGCGGCAACGGGAGCTGCGGACCGTTCGGGAGGAGCTTCCCGCGTACGCGGTCGCCGGGTGGCTGAGTCCGATCGAGCCGTTCGTGCTCGGCTCCATGCGGGCGCGGCGGCTGGCCCGGGAGTACGCGAGACAGCACTTCGGGAAGGCGGCGGCGCGCTCGGTCGCGGAGTACGAGGCGTACGCGACGTCGCTGGCGTTCCTGCGCCACCGGGGGCGCCGGGGCCGGGCGGGGGCCGATTTCGTCGTACGGGAGCGGGAGTTGCTCGCCGAGCTGTGGGCGCGGCGGGAGGTGGCGCGCCCGGCGCTGGCTCATGCGGCTCGGTCCATGGCCCCGGCGGCTCCGCCGGCCTGGCCGGGGTACGGGTACGGGTACGCACCGGTGTACACGGCACCGCCGCCGTACGGATCGACGGTGCCGTACGGATCGACGGTGCCGTATCTGCCGTATCCCGGGTACAACCCGTACCGCTCGTAA
- a CDS encoding aldo/keto reductase, with protein MTSLRKLGSSDLEVFPLSLGGNVFGWTADEAQSFAVLDAYTAAGGNFVDTADSYSAWIEGNKGGESETIIGKWIKARGNRSDVIIATKVSQHPEYQGLTAANIKAAADASLRRLGTDYIDLYYTHFDKPEVPVEEIIGALDELVRAGKVRAIGASNISAERLQESLDFSDREDLARYVALQPHYNLVSRDTYEGALRDVASRAGLAAVPYYSLASGFLTGKYRPGTAVDSARAAGAGKHLETERGRRVLAALDEVAQARGAEIATVALAWLAARPTVAAPIASARTPEQLPALLAVGDLTLTDTEVARLTEASA; from the coding sequence ATGACTTCTCTTCGCAAGCTTGGCTCGTCCGACCTCGAGGTCTTCCCCCTCTCCCTCGGCGGCAACGTCTTCGGCTGGACCGCCGACGAGGCACAGTCCTTCGCCGTGCTCGACGCGTACACGGCTGCGGGCGGCAACTTCGTCGACACGGCCGACTCGTACTCGGCGTGGATCGAGGGCAACAAGGGCGGCGAGTCCGAGACCATCATCGGCAAGTGGATCAAGGCGCGCGGCAACCGATCCGACGTGATCATCGCGACCAAGGTCAGCCAGCACCCCGAGTACCAGGGGCTGACCGCCGCCAACATCAAGGCAGCGGCGGACGCGTCCCTGCGCCGTCTGGGCACCGACTACATCGACCTCTACTACACGCATTTCGACAAGCCGGAAGTGCCGGTCGAGGAGATCATCGGCGCCCTGGACGAACTGGTCAGGGCGGGCAAGGTGCGCGCCATCGGCGCCTCCAACATCTCCGCCGAGCGCCTCCAGGAGTCCCTCGACTTCTCCGACCGCGAGGACCTGGCGCGGTACGTGGCGTTGCAGCCGCACTACAACCTGGTCTCGCGGGACACCTACGAGGGCGCGCTGCGGGACGTCGCCTCCCGCGCCGGTCTGGCGGCCGTCCCGTACTACTCGCTCGCGTCCGGCTTCCTGACGGGCAAGTACCGGCCGGGTACGGCGGTGGACTCGGCGCGGGCGGCGGGCGCGGGCAAGCATCTGGAGACCGAGCGCGGGCGGCGCGTCCTGGCGGCTCTCGACGAGGTCGCGCAGGCGCGGGGCGCCGAGATCGCGACGGTGGCCCTGGCATGGCTGGCGGCCCGGCCGACGGTCGCGGCCCCGATCGCCTCGGCCCGCACGCCGGAACAACTGCCCGCACTGCTGGCGGTGGGCGACCTGACACTCACGGACACGGAAGTGGCGAGGCTGACGGAGGCGTCGGCGTAG